From Phaeodactylum tricornutum CCAP 1055/1 chromosome 23, whole genome shotgun sequence, one genomic window encodes:
- a CDS encoding predicted protein, whose product MSLSSSSPPARPSSPVSVPHRNDATSECEPTRGEEHVQAVVQKLIHVVTTQCQPQGRFWVTSATTTEVAATITPSVSTATTPSLETVSPPAAVPTISTEPLWTELDPLSVQQFVRDSLLASDSVRPVGIAAVPSPKATSGSPLFHINHNNEDNDDDDDNTKKRGRRPSLLRRSVSETMTPALDSKKKSTRTDARRSFRKSPAVSAEYDHLDNGAEHDHVHDHDADTTRRLPSAAPLHRRCRSAGPVTPTTHVGRMRRRPLVRVRNPLDVVFVTDGTSLVTNHTGNNRIRVLVDIKRTMYNNSTETERSKMVTDLIQVVTTHWRGRFLQQYVGDIDNQDANRQSPGSEYEVLDPHDAQQSQGLWAGPRSSSLDDDASSVTTNRSTVTSSTIATTATAAEKRVSEVKQEAVAAIHLLSPPAPDLHIQSMRNAAVESLQKRKKRQGLANRIRHLSAANIRGESLGTVDRSTSSASSVGSSNVSVTSHSRSTQSATATHDSAKPDRMPVSSMGPASASTHSVPMFADDQLLMTLESRLWAEGLRPEDLEPDPIAATTDVRRPSSTYEPANRNSSVLSNLSEGMVEMLMASLNEGGSYESDESDLSDQRSSTAYNPGPGQASQRPSSTFRSVDWEPRLPQTSSIENGAHNAGQASQRPPFVDSNESGIAPLRPSFVVSGGDDGGLLPLGNPGEDDNRFSGDGIESILSSLEVTSTPGRRRSSILEVHQEVDDEDDGEYE is encoded by the exons atgtcgttgtcgtcgtcatcaccTCCTGCACGCCCGAGTAGTCCGGTATCCGTTCCGCACCGAAACGACGCCACG TCCGAATGCGAGCCAACACGGGGAGAAGAACACGTACAAGCCGTGGTGCAGAAATTAATCCACGTGGTGACGACACAGTGTCAACCGCAGGGTCGCTTTTGGGTCACGTCTGCTACCACTACAGAAGTAGCAGCAACAATAACACCCTCAGTATCAACAGCCACAACACCCAGTCTCGAGACAGTGTCTCCGCCAGCGGCAGTCCCCACAATATCCACGGAACCTCTCTGGACCGAGTTGGATCCATTATCGGTCCAACAATTCGTTCGGGATTCCCTGCTCGCGTCCGATTCGGTCCGTCCCGTCGGGATCGCGGCGGTACCGTCCCCCAAGGCCACGTCTGGATCGCCACTGTTCCACATCAACCACAACAatgaagacaacgacgacgacgatgataaCACCAAGAAACGGGGACGCCGACCTTCGTTATTGCGTCGCAGCGTGTCCGAAACCATGACCCCCGCGTTggattccaaaaagaaatCCACCCGCACCGATGCCCGACGCTCCTTTCGAAAGTCCCCAGCGGTGTCGGCGGAATACGACCACCTCGACAACGGTGCAGAACACGACCACGTCCACGACCATGACGCGGATACCACCCGACGTCTCCCGTCCGCGGCTCCTCTCCACCGGCGGTGCCGGTCGGCAGGACCAGTCACTCCCACGACACACGTCGGGAGGATGCGTCGACGACCATTGGTACGGGTCCGCAATCCACTCGACGTTGTCTTTGTTACCGATGGCACATCACTCGTGACCAATCACACCGGCAACAATCGGATACGCGTCCTCGTCGATATCAAACGAACCATGTACAACAATTCCACGGAAACAGAGCGCAGCAAAATGGTCACGGACTTGATCCAAGTCGTGACCACGCATTGGCGAGGACGATTCTTACAACAATATGTAGGAGATATAGACAACCAAGATGCGAATCGTCAATCACCCGGGTCGGAATACGAAGTGTTGGACCCACACGATGCCCAA CAATCGCAAGGCCTCTGGGCCGGTCCGCGATCCTCCTCCCTGGACGACGATGCGTCTTCGGTGACGACCAATAGGAGCACGGTGACTTCGAGTACGATTGCGACCACGGCTACGGCGGCGGAAAAACGAGTGTCGGAAGTGAAACAAGAGGCCGTCGCTGCGATACACCTATTGTCACCCCCGGCTCCCGACTTGCACATACAATCAATGCGCAACGCGGCAGTGGAAAGCTTGCAGAAACGCAAAAAGCGACAGGGACTGGCCAACCGAATCCGGCACTTGTCGGCCGCCAATATTCGGGGAGAATCCTTAGGCACGGTGGACAGAAGCACGAGCTCGGCCAGCTCCGTCGGATCGTCCAACGTGTCCGTCACTAGTCACAGTCGGTCCACGCAATCGGCCACGGCTACGCATGATTCGGCAAAGCCGGATCGGATGCCGGTAAGCAGCATGGGCCCGGCATCTGCATCGACCCATTCCGTACCAATGTTTGCCGATGATCAACTGTTAATGACACTAGAAAGTCGTCTGTGGGCCGAAGGATTGCGGCCCGAAGATCTAGAGCCGGACCCAATTGCCGCGACGACCGACGTCCGCAGACCATCCAGCACGTACGAACCGGCGAATCGCAACTCGTCCGTGCTGTCGAACCTGTCCGAAGGCATGGTGGAAATGTTAATGGCGTCATTGAACGAGGGCGGAAGTTACGAGTCGGACGAATCAGATCTATCCGATCAACGTAGCTCCACTGCTTACAATCCTGGACCAGGTCAAGCGTCACAGCGACCCTCCTCTACTTTTCGCTCAGTGGATTGGGAACCGAGGCTTCCGCAAACCTCGTCTATTGAAAACGGTGCCCATAACGCTGGACAAGCATCACAACGGCCTCCGTTTGTCGACAGCAATGAGTCAGGAATTGCCCCACTGCGGCCTTCGTTTGTTGTCAGTGGTGGTGACGATGGAGGTCTTCTGCCATTGGGAAATCCtggcgaagacgacaatCGATTCAGCGGGGATGGGATCGAGTCGATACTGTCCTCGCTCGAGGTGACGTCGACACCGGGGCGCCGTAGAAGCAGCATTCTGGAAGTACATCAAGaggtggacgacgaagatgacggcGAATACGAGTAG
- a CDS encoding alanine glyoxylate aminotransferase (Hypothetical protein with putative alanine glyoxylate aminotransferase domain; however, strong alignment with putative serine-pyruvate aminotransferase, an enzyme in the photorespiratory pathway that catalyzes the conversion of serine to hydroxypyruvate; DBGET notes that these two enzymes may be identical (EC 2.6.1.44 an) produces MFRSVASLALRGSIGTGRGVAQSPRVVPFGSAVTVRHSSNSHTNSSSHTPERLRYNVIPKSDFGAFKEYSVIHTDRSLNLMSDPFQRVMRDLNELLKVTYNADKVVILPGSGTFGMEAVARQFAQNEHVMVIRNGWFSYRWTEIFEMGSSEPGVEAGGVGAGIPTSHTVLKAQPVPVPGNDTGSSNTKTTHFAPHPIQDVVSRIHQERPAVLFAPHVETSTGMMLPDEYIQKAAQAMHDIGGLFVLDCIASGTVWVDMKALGVDVLISAPQKGWTGPPCAALVMMSDRAVARMSQTSETSFSMSLKRWAALMDTYEKGGFAYHTTMPTDALRDFHEISVETLRFGLPELKTAQLNLGWWARGTLDRKGLVSVAAPGFQAPGVLVYYSPSQTDNPVMMSSFKAQGLQIAMGVPWKIDEPEGLKTFRIGLFGLDKLGKPDETIRVMEEALDQVLDSVGHTAKSKKVA; encoded by the exons ATGTTTCGATCGGTtgcttctttggcgttgCGCGGTAGTATTGGTACTGGACGAGGCGTTGCACAAAGCCCGCGCGTCGTACCGTTCGGATCGGCCGTCACGGTACGCCATTCCAGTAACAGTCACACGAACAGTAGTAGTCACACGCCGGAACGCTTGCGGTACAATGTCATTCCCAAGTCAGACTTTGGAGCCTTTAAGGAATATTCCGTCATTCACACGGACCGGTCCTTGAATCTCATGAGTGATCCCTTTCAACGCGTCATGCGGGATCTTAACGAACTACTCAAGGTCACCTACAATGCTGATAAGGTTGTCATCCTACCCGG ATCCGGTACGTTTGGCATGGAAGCCGTAGCTCGTCAGTTTGCACAGAACGAACACGTCATGGTCATTCGCAACGGTTGGTTCTCCTACCGCTGGACCGAGATTTTCGAAATGGGGTCGTCCGAACCCGGGGTGGAAGCCGGAGGTGTCGGGGCCGGCATTCCCACGTCCCACACCGTCCTCAAGGCCCAACCCGTACCCGTCCCTGGGAACGACACGGgcagcagcaacaccaaAACGACACACTTTGCCCCGCATCCCATTCAAGACGTGGTCTCACGGATTCATCAGGAACGACCCGCCGTCTTGTTCGCTCCCCACGTCGAAACATCCACCGGTATGATGCTTCCCGACGAATACATACAAAAGGCCGCCCAAGCCATGCACGACATTGGTGGACTCTTTGTCCTCGATTGCATCGCCTCCGGAACCGTATGGGTCGACATGAAGGCGCTTGGGGTGGACGTGCTCATCTCCGCACCGCAAAAGGGATGGACCGGTCCACCCTGCGCCGCACTCGTCATGATGAGCGACCGAGCCGTCGCCCGCATGTCACAAACCTCCGAAACATCCTTCAGTATGAGTCTGAAACGATGGGCCGCACTCATGGACACGTACGAAAAGGGCGGATTCGCCTACCACACCACCATGCCCACGGATGCCCTCCGCGATTTTCACGAAATATCCGTCGAAACCTTGCGTTTCGGTCTACCCGAACTCAAGACGGCACAATTGAATTTGGGATGGTGGGCTCGTGGTACCCTCGATCGCAAGGGTCTCGTCTCGGTAGCCGCACCCGGATTCCAAGCACCCGGTGTGCTCGTTTACTACAGTCCCTCGCAAACCGACAATCCCGTCATGATGAGCTCCTTTAAGGCGCAGGGACTCCAAATTGCCATGGGCGTGCCTTGGAAAATTGACGAACCGGAAGGCCTCAAAACCTTCCGCATTGGACTCTTTGGATTGGACAAACTGGGCAAACCCGACGAGACGATTCGTGTcatggaagaagccttggATCAGGTTTTGGACAGTGTGGGGCACACGGCCAAGAGCAAAAAAGTGGCCTAG
- a CDS encoding predicted protein, whose translation MLIWLRSSSSTATVIAVLLVYRAAAVASALWSVSEYRLVDSSSAREPLTNDAKRVESRIIGGEEAIPGEFPWYASSSGSPGSGICGATLIHDDIILSAAHCSGQFDQGVLIGHHRFGEITEGAEFHTIDMEIRNADYDIHSQTSSHDAMLSRLTKPSQKETIGINSNEENPMTGDNLTVMGFGTTEFQGGRSTQLMRTTLLAVDFDTCNAQYANVELEPDVMMCTGFPGGGRDTCQGDSGGPVVTSDGTLVVGIVSFGVGCGLPDFSGVNTRVSGISRWIADQVCRLSLNPPADCPGIADEAPVLRIEIAYDMLPAETTFELKDEGGNVVYAGPEYGPEATDVWITELIGLPENQSYSFTIFDQFCDGFLTFQPVKASFVELYWLENAATKVLLARVDGNFGCNTTKTFILTNLLSAPTTVSPVATAVPSDMPSKVPSVTPVGNPSDQPSAVPTGAPRDVLSNLPSVRFGSNSGPSSVPSVVDMGFGSMAPTRQPSLVSEPTPVTPVDGDEESVRSSHSSGRRTKQWIQVCGKPWWFGAETLVGGMVLLWLGNFAGFG comes from the coding sequence ATGCTGATCTGGTTGCGCTCCAGTTCGTCGACAGCTACCGTGATAGCCGTCCTATTGGTGTATAGGGCGGCGGCGGTTGCTTCGGCTTTGTGGTCCGTATCGGAGTATCGATTGGTGGATTCTAGCAGTGCTCGAGAGCCATTGACCAATGACGCCAAGCGCGTAGAATCGCGCATCATTGGTGGTGAGGAGGCAATACCTGGCGAGTTTCCCTGGTATGCATCGTCGTCGGGTTCACCCGGTTCCGGTATTTGTGGGGCTACACTGATTCATGACGATATCATTCTATCCGCTGCTCACTGCAGTGGGCAATTTGATCAAGGTGTGCTCATCGGCCATCATCGGTTTGGTGAAATAACTGAAGGTGCGGAGTTCCACACAATCGATATGGAGATTCGGAACGCAGACTATgatattcacagtcagaccAGCTCTCATGATGCCATGCTATCACGCTTGACGAAGCCGTCGCAAAAGGAAACTATAGGAATTAACAGTAATGAGGAGAATCCAATGACGGGTGACAACCTGACGGTAATGGGCTTTGGTACGACGGAGTTTCAGGGCGGAAGATCAACACAGTTGATGCGGACGACCCTACTCGCCGTCGATTTCGACACTTGCAACGCTCAGTACGCGAACGTCGAGCTGGAACCAGACGTAATGATGTGTACTGGGTTCCCGGGTGGGGGTCGGGATACCTGTCAAGGAGATTCCGGTGGTCCTGTAGTAACAAGCGATGGGACGCTTGTTGTGGGaattgtttcctttggcGTTGGCTGTGGGCTCCCCGACTTTTCTGGTGTCAACACTCGAGTGAGTGGCATCAGTCGTTGGATTGCCGACCAGGTATGTCGATTATCCCTTAATCCTCCGGCCGACTGTCCCGGGATAGCAGATGAAGCGCCAGTCCTACGAATTGAGATAGCGTACGATATGCTGCCGGCCGAGACCACTTTTGAATTGAAAGACGAAGGTGGCAATGTCGTTTACGCCGGTCCAGAGTACGGACCAGAGGCCACAGATGTTTGGATTACAGAGTTAATCGGTTTACCGGAAAACCAGAGCTATTCCTTTACCATTTTTGACCAGTTCTGCGACGGTTTCTTGACattccaacccgtcaaggCAAGCTTTGTCGAATTGTATTGGCTGGAAAACGCCGCAACGAAAGTACTCTTGGCACGCGTAGACGGGAATTTCGGCTGcaacacaacgaaaacatTCATTTTGACGAATTTGCTGAGTGCTCCGACCACTGTTTCCCCCGTCGCTACCGCTGTCCCCAGCGACATGCCTAGCAAAGTTCCGAGTGTTACGCCCGTGGGCAATCCCAGTGACCAACCGAGTGCGGTACCCACCGGGGCGCCGCGTGACGTGCTGAGCAATCTACCGAGCGTTCGTTTTGGTTCCAACTCGGGTCCCAGCAGCGTACCGTCGGTTGTTGATATGGGATTTGGGAGCATGGCGCCAACCCGCCAACCCTCTCTTGTGAGCGAACCAACCCCCGTCACTCCGGTCGATGGCGACGAAGAATCCGTACGTTCGTCTCACAGTAGCGGTAGGAGAACGAAGCAGTGGATACAAGTGTGCGGTAAGCCCTGGTGGTTCGGCGCCGAAACGCTGGTGGGTGGAATGGTCCTACTCTGGCTGGGCAACTTTGCGGGGTTTGGTTAG
- a CDS encoding predicted protein, translating to MSRQINQPINQVRLTNVAVVRFNRSGRRFEIACYRNKVMDFRAGLETDLSEVLQTDRIFTNVSKGEFAKTKDLEKAFGTHDEEAIAKIILEQGNSLQVSDLERNQQIQNTLSQIATWVANNCVHPDTCRPYTVSQIKHVLQKNYAVQTHKAIKRQYLDAVKFLKDVIPIERAKMELSLQYARGEESMVEEGLKDIPHRLIKESNDSATQSSVFILQVDPSMYRALDELASRLQSGKLEILQQVVTQQGNVEL from the coding sequence ATGTCGCGTCAAATCAATCAGCCCATCAACCAAGTCCGACTGACTAATGTAGCAGTCGTGCGGTTTAACAGGTCGGGCCGACGCTTCGAAATCGCTTGTTACCGCAACAAGGTAATGGATTTCCGCGCGGGTCTGGAGACGGATCTTTCGGAAGTACTACAGACAGATCGGATCTTTACCAACGTTTCGAAAGGAGAATTCGCTAAAACCAAAGACCTCGAAAAAGCCTTTGGTACACACGACGAGGAAGCGATCGCCAAGATTATCTTGGAACAGGGCAACAGTCTGCAGGTATCAGATCTGGAACGTAATCAACAGATTCAAAATACATTGAGTCAAATCGCGACGTGGGTGGCCAACAACTGCGTTCATCCTGACACCTGTCGACCGTATACAGTTTCACAAATCAAACACGTATTGCAAAAAAATTACGCAGTTCAGACTCACAAGGCAATCAAGCGACAATATTTGGATGCagtcaagtttttgaaagatGTGATTCCTATTGAGCGTGCCAAGATGGAATTGTCGCTACAATACGCACGCGGGGAAGAGTCGATGGTGGAGGAAGGTCTCAAGGATATTCCGCATCGTCTTATTAAAGAGTCAAACGATTCCGCTACGCAGTCGTCCGTTTTCATATTACAGGTGGATCCGTCCATGTACCGAGCACTAGATGAACTTGCCAGTCGGCTTCAAAGTGGGAAACTAGAGATTCTCCAGCAAGTCGTTACTCAACAAGGAAATGTCGAGCTG